In Miscanthus floridulus cultivar M001 chromosome 8, ASM1932011v1, whole genome shotgun sequence, the sequence TGGAGTTTTaaaaactccacttatgattttttttttctaaaccacATTTTTGTTTTGGCTTTGATATTACAGTTTTCAAAAACTGTGACAtcgatccaaacatgccctatgtATGTTTATCACTCGTCCATGTCCTAGTCCCATGAATATTAGAATTTTTATTATCCATTAAGAACCTTCAATTAGGGTACCACAACGATTAGGCGTACTAATTGATTGGGTGGAATTGTGGAAAAGCTACCAGATTCACCCACTTTGTGGAATTGATGACTTGTCTCGACCCTCGAGCGTATACATTTTCAAGAGTGCAAATAGGCCTGGAGAAACTTGAATAAGAACACCATTTCCCCCATTAAGTACACCATTTTCTCGTTGAGCTATCAGGATACAATCTGTTGGCCCGGATATTGTTGGTCTACAGGAGTACATAACGATGGCGGTATTACCCGTATGTTTGCTTATTTTCTCAAGTCACAATTGACAATACACAAACAATAGTCCGCCTCTTATAATTAGCAACCTACTAATCACATGCGCGCCTTAGGCTGGCCAAGGAATGGGTAGTCCGTGTAACCGACGACGGGGTCCGGGGTGTAGAACGTCTTGCGCACGTATTTGTTCAGCGGGGCGTCGCGCCGAAACCGCTCCACCAGGTCCGGGTTAGCGATGAACAGCCGCCCGTACGACACCAGGTCGGCGTCGCCGGACTCGACGGCCTCCACGCCGAGCTCCCGCGTGTACCCACCGCTGCACATGAACGTGCCACGGTAGGCACCCCGCAGGGCACGCATCAGCCGGCTCTCCTCCTCGGCGCTCCCGTGCTGGCCCGACTCCGTCTGCCCGTACGCCGTGTACCGTGGCTGCGTCACGTGGAGGTAGGCCAGCCGCCCGGCCTCCTGCTGGAGAGCGTTGAGACGGTCCACCACGGCCAGGCCGAGCTGCAGGGGGTTGGAGTCGTAGGCGTCAAGATGGTCAATGGCCGGGGACACTCGGACAGCGACGCGGTCTGCCCCTATCGCAGAGACCACGGCTCGGGTCACCTCCAGGAGGAACCGGCAACGGTTGGAGAGTGAGCCACCATACCCATCAGTCCGGTCGTTGATACCGTCCTTGAGGAACTGATCGATGAGGTAGCCATGAGCGCCATGGATCTCGATGCCATCGAAACCTGCAAGCACATTTCATCTCCAGATGAGCATGTAGTAAACAGAAAGATTTTCTGATCGTCTATGAGACTGACTATGGTTTGGGTTGGGGTCCAATGTGTAATCATTGAGAATTGATGCATGTTCATCCAGGTACCTGCTTTGATGGCGTTTATGGCAGCTTGACGATACTGTTCAACAATTTCTGGTATCTCGGATGTGGCTAGGCGCCTCGGAGTTGGATACTTGCCATAGGATCCATCAGGCATCAGTATCCTCCATCTTGATGATATTGGCTTATCAGTAGAGGATATTGGAGGAGCAGCACCCGGCTGATACACTGATTAGTGGGGGGGGGGAAATTTAGTGGCCTTGAGTCAATATCAGTTGGTTTGGATGATCCCAAAATTTGCTGCCACCAATGCTCAGATTAAAGAAAATTAAAATGATTTGTTGATACACTAATTGGTGAATAAATATTAGTCAGCCCCCGATGTTGTGACACTCTAGTACTCTACGTTGATATCAGTAAGTTCAAACAAAAATACAATACTATTCACAGCTAGAGTAAAGAAACTAATGACAGTCATCAGCACGGTATCAGGTGACTTTAGATAAGGAGCATACAATCGAGTGATCGACaaggtgaattactaaaatagcACAAATTACTTTGAACGCTGTAATGTGTAATCTACTATCTGAAGAGGTGCAGACTGTAGTGCATTGACTGAAAATCAATGAAAGGCAGCAGTTGTTCGTTGCTCTCTCAGAGAAGAAGCAATTACAGTGAAAACTAGGGAACCAGGTAACTGTCCAATTCCAAGCCAGAAACTTTCTGGTCCCCACTGACCCTGACTAGATCATCCTTAAATTGCCAGCAAACAATGATTACATCAAAAGACAACATTTCCGACTGAATATAATTTCACAGTTGGAGCACTAAAACTTCATTGGAGGGAACCGAAGGATATTGAGGGGGACTTTGACTTGTTAGGGATTTATTAATCCCCTTCATCCCCTCCAATCCCTACCAAACCCAACAAGCCCTAAGGCAGATATAATCTGACTAAAAGAAATTTTCAGCGTTGCAATATAATTTATGAGGAATTGCAGAATCGTGAAATATATTTGTTTAGTAGTAGAAATTTGCATGGACTGTTAACATACCTTGGTGAGAAGCTCGGCCTACATGCCATAGTTGGCAGAAAAAAATAGCTCCCTTGGCATGAACAGCATCAACCACCTTTCTCCATGCATCAGTCTGCTCTTGATTGTATATCCCAGGGACACGAGGGAACCTGACAGAACAATTTGTTGCCACTTAATGTTCCACACTGAAGATATGTACAGATGTAAAACAGCATGCTAAAAGTTCATCTGAAACGAGCATAAAAAAGAATCTCTACAGAGCTATGGGCTCTATAACACGATCACActtttgccctgttcgcttggctgataagccatggctgaaagtactgttggctgatttgttgtgagagaaaaatactgttcgttggctgaaaaagtacggcttataagccaagtgtTATAGAATGTGTAGGGAAAAGGATCATACTGACCCCCTTCTGCTTTTTCTGTTGCAATGTATTCTATTTGATTCAGTAGCTGAGGGATACCTCAAGTCATTTCAGTATTTTGTCTAGAACGTTTGTCAGCTCTGGCTTGATTCAGAGATAAAATGGTTTGAATCCAGAGCCTCACTCAGTagctaaggccatgtttagttggcaGGAATCGGCGCCGCCTGAATTCTTGTAGACTACTGTAGCAttgtgtttttatttggtaataattgtccaatcgttgactaattaggctcaaaacgctcgtctcgcaaagtacaatcaaactgtgcaattagtttttgatttcgtcaacatttaatactccatgcatgtaccgtaagtttgatgtgacggagaatcttctttttgtatactgccaaagtttggaattgggggtgaactaaacatggcctaagggTCACTCAGTACATGAGAACCAACTTTATTTAAAGCAGATAAGTACGATTGCTCCAGATCCCCAACAACCCCTCTCCATATGGCACGGGTCAGGAGACGGCGTCCAGTTTCTCTAATTTTTCTACTTCTACTGCAGCATTTGAACAACATACATATCAACAGATCCAATCTGTTCAGGCCACTGAATCAGCACTGACTATATAGCATACTAATCGAAGTATACCATTACCAAACCCACATGATGAATAGTAATACAGTACTACTATAATATTGCGATTCCCACCAAACACCGACCGATAATTAGCACGCCATTGCTAATTGACCCCAACCACCCATCGCAGGCAAGAGGACCACGTCTCCACCAGACCACCAGATCTCGCGCGCATCTCTCTGCCTAAGGCTGCGCACATGCCTCACATGAAGGCGACGTCAAAAGGGGAGACCAGAGTATGGTGGCGCAGTAATCTAAGACCCCCAGCACGGGGTCACCGGAGACGTGGATCGGCAGCCGGAAGCAGTACAAAGCAGAGCGGAGATGATTGATTACCCAGGGCCGGAGGGCGAGATGATGGTGCCCTCGGAGATGAGCAAGCCGCCTTCCGTGGACCGCTGCGCGTAGTACTCCGCGAGCGCGGGGCCCGGGACCGCGTCGGGCGCCCTGCACCTGGTCATCGGCGCCAGCACCACCCTGCGCGCGTCCACACACAGAGACACGCGTGAGTAAGTACCCACGCGGAGCTCGCGCCAGGCCAGGCCAAATCGACCCCGGCGAAGAATCAAAGGGGCGGGCGCGAGGTAGGCTCACCGGTGGGCGAGGCGGAAGCGGGGCATCTGGTACGGCGAGAAGAGGGACGGGCGCGGCTGTTGCCGGTCCTCCGCCGGCGTGGAGCGGTCCGTGGAGGCCatggattggagttggagaggggGAACGGGGAGGGGAGAAGAGGGGGAAAGCTGATCGAAAGCACAGGGTGGCGAGAAGCCAACTATAGAAGGAGCCGGGGAAGGGAGGGAACAGAGGAGGGCGAGTGCGGTTCGAAAGCAAATCTCCAGTGGGCTCGTTTGCGACGATGGAGGAAGGACGGTGACGTGACGCGTCACGGACTCGCGGGAGGGTGGACAGTGGACGCTAGACAGGGAGTGGGTACAGCGAATGCCATCTGCCATGGCTGCTGCAGTTATAAAGTTGACCACCCGGGTGGGGAGGCTCGATTTTGAGCATGTGTGTCGCGTGGGCGGTGGTGGATGGAGATGCACGAAACCACGGTCGAAGGACCAAGACGGTGACGGCGCTTGCCACAGGAAACGAAACAAACCACGATTTAGATTAGAGAGCTACAAAAGTATAAGCACATAGTGACAAGAAAAATTATGCTAACACTTACGGTTTGTCCAGCTAATATCATAGTTATACATCACAATACCTGTTTAAGGGTTAAACAATACTAGGATTACCCATTATTACAAAGGCTAGAACAGGATCAAAGTAAAATGTAGTGTAACAGCAGGCAGTAGACGCTATCTTCCATAGATTTCTCGAGCGTAGGACGAATCACCTAATTCTCACAAACGTTGTTCTTAAAGTTGTAGTCGGGCTTATCATTGGTATCAACAAAATTCGGTACAGGTTGTACTAACCAATGTTCTAACTCTATGATTGCGTAGCTATAAGATAATTGAAATGCAAGAGTAAGAACCTATTATATATTTGACCATAGGTTAATCCTTAGCGTGACTCGTCGTCAAAAGTGTAATCTTCCACATAATCCTATCCATCCATCTCATCCATCCCATCTCACTCACATCATGCCTCCAGGACTCTCATCTTACCACCACCACACTCTCTAGACGACGATGATAGCTCTTGTCTATCACTAGTTGAAGTGaagcaaaaacacatgaaattgTCCATGACCGTGGATACACGACTATACGTATCAATCTTAAACTCTGCAAAGTATACACATGTACTGCCATAATTAGCGGTGCCCCCGCCTAGGCTGACATCGAGTTGCTACCTAATCGGGCAGTCCTTGGTCACCCCAGAGTACCACCGATACGTTGAGGCTATGAAACGTAGTCCTAAGGCACAAGGGGCACAAGGGGCTTGTGAGCACTAGAGTCTTCACTCCACATCCCTATACACTACCCCCTATGTCCTCTGCATATGAGTGGAATTGCCCTAGCTATGTGACATCTGAACCCCTGCCCTCCTAGGCTAGATGCTATATACGAGAAGCTCTTGTGAAACCGGATACCCAGCTGAGTACTTAGGGGCAAAAACAAGACACCTCCACCAAATGAAGAACTTTGGTTCTCGGGTGCACGATAGGCACCTTCTTCTCGAAAACTCAACCCACCAAGACTCTCGTTTTCACGGACTCCCGTAATCCCGAATAGCCACCACAAGTACCCTCAGAGAGAGCTCAGATCACACTCTATCAGCAAGACACTGTTCAAAGACTATTATAACACACAAAAAtgttttgcaacctaagttttAACTCTACTATGGAATAAAAATTCTTAGAAAGTAAACTACAGAATGCACAAAAAGTG encodes:
- the LOC136473128 gene encoding 12-oxophytodienoate reductase 7, translated to MASTDRSTPAEDRQQPRPSLFSPYQMPRFRLAHRVVLAPMTRCRAPDAVPGPALAEYYAQRSTEGGLLISEGTIISPSGPGFPRVPGIYNQEQTDAWRKVVDAVHAKGAIFFCQLWHVGRASHQVYQPGAAPPISSTDKPISSRWRILMPDGSYGKYPTPRRLATSEIPEIVEQYRQAAINAIKAGFDGIEIHGAHGYLIDQFLKDGINDRTDGYGGSLSNRCRFLLEVTRAVVSAIGADRVAVRVSPAIDHLDAYDSNPLQLGLAVVDRLNALQQEAGRLAYLHVTQPRYTAYGQTESGQHGSAEEESRLMRALRGAYRGTFMCSGGYTRELGVEAVESGDADLVSYGRLFIANPDLVERFRRDAPLNKYVRKTFYTPDPVVGYTDYPFLGQPKARM